The following coding sequences lie in one Enterococcus sp. 9E7_DIV0242 genomic window:
- the liaF gene encoding cell wall-active antibiotics response protein LiaF — translation MNSPWRFFIIVEALLFIFALWQIIHNTPLLILLIIGVLSVVFALKNNKRNSFGSFSLIMGVILIVISVINSPAFWLMVVFGILFVGLKGVEISGVDLTQRAPWKKKQMMIIETTNVESKNGKKFKRPWFANERIGSNVYEWDDINIDILSGDTIIDLGNTLLPKDDNVIIVRKGFGRTRILVPLGVAVMLEHSTFYGNVTFENEKYHLKNESLKLYSDSYDSNPRRLKIMTNTLVGDVEVIRV, via the coding sequence ATGAATAGTCCATGGAGATTTTTTATTATCGTGGAAGCATTACTTTTCATCTTTGCTTTATGGCAAATTATACATAATACACCTTTGCTTATTTTATTGATTATAGGTGTTTTGAGCGTTGTTTTTGCTCTTAAAAATAACAAAAGAAACAGCTTCGGAAGTTTTTCGCTGATTATGGGTGTTATACTGATAGTTATTAGTGTGATCAATAGTCCGGCGTTCTGGCTAATGGTGGTGTTTGGTATCCTTTTTGTAGGACTTAAAGGAGTGGAGATATCAGGCGTTGATCTTACGCAAAGGGCACCGTGGAAAAAGAAACAAATGATGATTATTGAAACGACAAATGTTGAGAGTAAGAATGGCAAGAAGTTTAAACGCCCGTGGTTTGCGAATGAGCGTATTGGCAGCAATGTCTATGAATGGGATGACATCAATATCGATATCTTATCTGGTGATACTATTATCGATCTTGGTAACACGCTTCTTCCAAAAGACGACAACGTAATTATCGTTAGAAAAGGCTTTGGTCGAACACGCATCCTTGTTCCTTTAGGCGTGGCTGTTATGTTGGAGCATTCCACTTTTTATGGGAATGTGACATTTGAGAACGAAAAATACCATTTGAAGAATGAATCATTGAAATTATACAGTGACAGTTATGATAGTAACCCAAGAAGATTGAAGATTATGACGAACACTCTTGTAGGTGATGTAGAGGTGATCCGAGTATGA
- the greA gene encoding transcription elongation factor GreA, with product MVEKVFPMTIEGKEKLEQELEELKTVKRKEIVERIKIARSFGDLSENSEYESAKDEQAFVEGRITTLENMIRFAQIIDNNGVDSDEVSIGKTVTFIELPDGDEEEYTIVGSAEADPFSGKISNDSPIAHALIGKTLGDEVTITTPGGDMQVKITKVS from the coding sequence ATGGTGGAAAAAGTATTTCCTATGACGATTGAAGGAAAAGAAAAATTAGAACAGGAATTAGAAGAATTAAAGACAGTGAAGCGAAAAGAGATTGTTGAACGAATCAAAATTGCTCGTAGCTTTGGTGACTTGTCTGAAAACTCGGAATATGAGTCAGCAAAGGATGAGCAAGCCTTTGTTGAAGGTAGAATCACAACATTAGAAAATATGATTCGTTTTGCGCAAATCATTGATAATAACGGTGTAGACTCTGACGAGGTATCTATTGGTAAAACTGTTACCTTTATTGAACTGCCAGATGGTGATGAAGAGGAATATACGATTGTTGGTAGTGCAGAAGCAGATCCCTTCTCAGGGAAAATCTCAAATGATTCACCAATCGCGCATGCGCTTATTGGCAAGACTCTTGGCGATGAAGTAACAATCACAACACCTGGTGGAGACATGCAGGTAAAAATTACAAAAGTAAGCTGA
- the mltG gene encoding endolytic transglycosylase MltG — MANDNQNNQDHSDSSFKDQVLRSLRGDNIEDDHASSSENNYQHDNLDSQTDYSSSSNWTSNQEESSDNFSRTSESHEFEQQFEQQTEVEQPDFPEGEHLSRVAESRADAKEALKQNRGKEDRIVNKIVLLIISVLILVVAVFGFTFYKYVNDGLQPLDKKDSDLVQVHVPAGSSNKQIAAILEESKVIKSAMVFNYYIKFKNLTDFQAGFYQMSPDMTLDDIGAMLKEGGTAEPMQIADGKVTIPEGYDIDKIGDAIEENTDYKKADFIALMQNADYFNAMNAKYPDLLGSAATAEGVRYRLEGYLFPATYDYYKETTLQDFVEQMIVKTDSVIEPFIPSISAKGMTIQDVLSLAALVEKEGVEEADRKKIAQVFFNRMEIDMPLQSDISILYALGEHKEKVYNKDLEVDSPYNLYKNTGYGPGPVDSPSEQAISAVLNPEPNNYLYFVADITTGKVYFAETYEEHLELVEKYVNNTDE; from the coding sequence TTGGCAAACGATAACCAAAATAATCAAGATCATTCGGATTCTTCTTTCAAAGATCAGGTATTACGTTCACTGAGAGGAGATAATATTGAGGATGATCATGCATCTTCTTCTGAAAATAACTATCAACATGATAATCTGGATTCACAAACAGATTATTCCAGTTCATCAAACTGGACCTCCAATCAAGAGGAGTCATCTGATAATTTTTCAAGAACATCTGAGTCTCATGAATTTGAACAACAGTTTGAACAGCAAACAGAGGTAGAACAGCCAGATTTTCCAGAAGGCGAGCATCTATCCCGTGTTGCAGAGAGTCGAGCAGATGCTAAAGAAGCGTTGAAACAAAACCGAGGAAAAGAAGACCGAATCGTTAACAAAATCGTCTTATTGATCATATCTGTATTGATACTGGTGGTTGCAGTTTTCGGGTTCACTTTTTATAAATATGTAAATGATGGGCTTCAACCTTTGGATAAAAAGGATTCTGACTTAGTACAGGTTCATGTCCCAGCAGGTTCTTCCAATAAGCAAATTGCTGCAATTTTAGAAGAAAGCAAAGTCATCAAGAGTGCTATGGTTTTTAATTACTATATTAAATTTAAGAACCTGACCGATTTTCAAGCAGGGTTTTATCAAATGTCACCAGATATGACACTAGATGATATTGGTGCAATGCTGAAGGAAGGTGGAACTGCTGAACCGATGCAGATTGCAGATGGGAAAGTGACGATACCGGAAGGCTATGACATTGATAAAATCGGTGATGCGATTGAAGAGAATACGGACTATAAGAAAGCTGACTTTATTGCGTTGATGCAAAATGCGGATTATTTCAATGCGATGAACGCGAAATACCCTGATTTATTAGGCAGTGCAGCAACAGCAGAAGGCGTACGTTACCGCTTAGAGGGCTATTTGTTCCCAGCGACGTATGACTATTATAAAGAAACGACGCTACAGGATTTTGTGGAGCAGATGATCGTCAAAACCGACAGTGTAATCGAGCCGTTTATCCCATCGATCAGTGCAAAAGGAATGACGATTCAAGATGTATTGTCATTGGCTGCGCTAGTCGAAAAAGAAGGGGTAGAAGAAGCGGATCGAAAGAAAATTGCGCAAGTCTTCTTCAATCGAATGGAAATCGATATGCCGTTGCAGTCTGATATTTCTATTCTTTACGCACTAGGTGAACACAAAGAAAAAGTGTACAATAAAGACCTTGAAGTTGATTCACCATACAATCTGTATAAGAATACAGGTTATGGTCCTGGACCTGTTGATAGCCCGAGTGAGCAAGCAATTTCAGCGGTACTTAATCCGGAACCAAACAACTACTTGTACTTTGTTGCTGACATCACTACAGGAAAAGTGTACTTCGCAGAAACGTATGAAGAGCATTTGGAATTAGTGGAAAAATATGTAAATAATACAGATGAATAA
- the nox gene encoding H2O-forming NADH oxidase, which produces MAKTVIVGTNHAGIAAANTLLDNYKDQEVVMIDRNTNLSYLGCGTALWVGRQIDSYENLFYTKKEDFEAKGATIHMETSVDSIDFDKKIVHCKKNDGTEFTETYDKVILATGSAPIAPNIPGKDLKNVEFLKLFQDGQAVDAAMAQPGIETVAVIGAGYIGVEIAEAAKRRGKNVLLFDAADRCLPNYYDKWFTDDMDKVLSDNGIELHYNELAKEYKGTEKVEAIVTDKGEYPVDLVINAIGFKPNNQLGKDHLKLFTNGAYLVDSHQQTSDPDVYAVGDCATIFSNAVQTTTYIALATNAVRSGIVGGHNVGGTPLESIGVQGSNGISIFGYNMVSTGLTVQEAEKSGFKVKYTQFEDTQKPGFMKDNHKVKIRIVYDEETRRVLGTQLASYEDISMGIHMFSLAIEESVTIDKLKLLDIFFLPHFNQPYNYITMAALSAE; this is translated from the coding sequence ATGGCAAAAACAGTTATTGTCGGTACTAATCACGCAGGTATCGCAGCGGCAAACACATTGTTAGATAACTACAAAGATCAAGAAGTGGTAATGATTGATAGAAACACAAACCTGAGTTATCTTGGCTGTGGAACAGCACTTTGGGTAGGTCGTCAGATTGATTCCTACGAGAACCTTTTCTACACGAAAAAAGAAGATTTTGAAGCTAAAGGTGCAACAATTCACATGGAAACCTCTGTGGATAGCATTGATTTCGATAAAAAAATCGTTCACTGCAAAAAGAACGATGGAACAGAATTTACCGAAACTTATGATAAAGTGATTTTGGCAACAGGTTCAGCACCGATTGCTCCAAATATTCCAGGAAAAGATTTGAAAAATGTTGAGTTCCTAAAATTATTCCAAGATGGTCAGGCAGTAGATGCTGCAATGGCTCAACCAGGGATTGAAACAGTTGCTGTTATCGGGGCAGGCTACATTGGTGTAGAAATTGCCGAAGCAGCAAAACGTCGTGGTAAAAATGTCCTGTTGTTTGACGCAGCGGATCGTTGCTTACCAAACTACTATGACAAATGGTTTACAGACGACATGGATAAAGTATTGTCTGACAATGGCATTGAGCTTCATTACAACGAATTGGCAAAAGAGTATAAAGGTACCGAAAAGGTGGAAGCAATCGTTACTGATAAAGGCGAATACCCTGTTGATTTAGTTATCAATGCGATCGGTTTCAAACCAAACAATCAATTAGGAAAGGACCATCTGAAGTTATTTACGAATGGTGCTTACTTAGTAGATAGCCATCAACAAACAAGCGATCCAGATGTTTATGCAGTAGGAGATTGTGCAACTATTTTCTCAAATGCTGTTCAAACAACAACCTATATTGCATTAGCAACTAATGCTGTCCGCTCAGGAATTGTCGGTGGACACAATGTTGGCGGTACACCGCTTGAATCAATTGGTGTTCAAGGATCAAATGGGATTTCAATTTTCGGTTATAACATGGTATCGACTGGTTTAACTGTTCAGGAAGCTGAAAAATCAGGCTTTAAAGTGAAATACACGCAATTTGAAGATACACAAAAGCCTGGGTTTATGAAAGACAACCACAAAGTTAAGATTCGCATCGTTTACGATGAAGAAACACGTCGAGTACTAGGGACACAACTTGCTTCATATGAGGACATCTCAATGGGTATTCATATGTTCTCTCTTGCGATTGAAGAAAGTGTAACGATCGATAAGCTTAAATTATTAGATATCTTCTTCTTGCCGCATTTCAACCAGCCGTATAACTATATTACAATGGCTGCTTTAAGTGCTGAGTAA
- a CDS encoding HAD family hydrolase yields MTYKTLFFDLDGTITDSGPGILNSVCYALEKMSLPVPEVTELYSFIGPPLKDSFMEKYRLNESEAEQAVSYYREYYAKTGMYENLVYEGIPEVLADLKQLGFKLYVATSKPEVFARQILTHFDLESSFEEIYGASLDSSRSKKGAVLRYAMESGDVSVAGSLMIGDREHDVLGAKENRLDCVGVLYGYGDRQELENAGAIYLAATPEKLKEYLLRNE; encoded by the coding sequence ATGACTTATAAGACACTTTTTTTTGATTTAGATGGAACAATTACGGATTCAGGACCTGGAATTTTAAATTCTGTCTGCTACGCTTTAGAAAAAATGAGTTTGCCTGTTCCTGAAGTGACCGAGCTTTACTCGTTTATTGGTCCACCGCTAAAAGATTCTTTTATGGAAAAGTATCGATTGAACGAATCAGAAGCTGAACAAGCAGTGAGCTATTATCGAGAGTACTATGCTAAAACAGGGATGTATGAGAATTTGGTTTATGAGGGTATTCCTGAAGTGTTGGCCGACTTGAAGCAATTGGGTTTCAAGCTATATGTGGCAACCTCGAAGCCAGAAGTTTTTGCCAGACAAATCTTGACGCACTTTGATTTGGAAAGCTCTTTTGAAGAAATTTATGGTGCGAGTTTGGATAGTAGTAGATCCAAAAAAGGAGCTGTGCTTCGTTATGCAATGGAATCCGGGGATGTTTCAGTAGCGGGCAGCCTAATGATTGGGGATCGGGAGCATGATGTACTAGGAGCAAAAGAGAATCGACTCGATTGTGTCGGTGTTCTTTATGGGTATGGAGACAGGCAGGAACTGGAAAATGCAGGAGCTATTTATTTGGCAGCGACACCAGAGAAGCTGAAAGAATACCTACTAAGAAACGAGTAA
- a CDS encoding ring-cleaving dioxygenase, with protein MDTNIRGLHHVTAMTSSAKKIYRFFTDILGLRLIKKTVNQDDIETYHLYFTDDLGSAGTDMTFFDFPGIPKGTKGTDSISRTSFRVKSDDSLMYWIERFNENDISHGEIMERFGKKYVEFEDFDEQRYQLISDEKNKGVAGGTPWKNSNVPAEHAIIGLGPVFVTVANFEHMQLVLTDVLGFHLVDAEGSFHLFEIGEGGNGASIIVVHRDDLPQAMEGFGNVHHLALRVADEDALRFWINKIDQLEFPNSGFVERFYFESEYFMAAPHVLFELATDGPGFLQDETYENAGEKLSLPPFLEPKRKEIEAFVRPFDTSDANQAR; from the coding sequence ATGGATACAAACATTAGAGGATTACACCACGTAACAGCAATGACTTCAAGTGCGAAAAAAATTTACCGCTTCTTCACTGATATTTTAGGTCTTCGTCTGATAAAGAAGACAGTTAATCAAGACGATATTGAAACTTATCATTTATATTTTACGGATGATTTAGGTAGCGCCGGTACAGACATGACTTTTTTTGACTTCCCGGGAATCCCGAAAGGAACCAAAGGGACAGATTCCATTTCGAGAACCTCTTTCCGAGTAAAAAGCGATGATTCTTTGATGTATTGGATTGAGCGTTTCAATGAAAACGACATTTCTCATGGAGAAATCATGGAGCGCTTCGGAAAAAAATATGTAGAGTTTGAGGACTTTGATGAGCAGCGTTATCAATTGATTTCTGACGAAAAGAATAAGGGGGTCGCTGGTGGTACTCCTTGGAAAAATTCAAATGTCCCAGCGGAACATGCAATCATTGGTCTCGGCCCAGTATTTGTAACTGTAGCAAATTTTGAACATATGCAGTTAGTTTTGACAGACGTCTTAGGCTTCCATCTGGTTGACGCAGAAGGCAGCTTCCATCTATTTGAAATAGGAGAAGGTGGTAACGGTGCCAGTATTATTGTGGTTCATCGGGATGACCTTCCGCAAGCAATGGAAGGCTTTGGTAATGTTCATCATCTCGCTTTGCGCGTCGCTGATGAAGATGCGCTACGTTTTTGGATCAACAAAATCGATCAATTAGAGTTTCCAAATTCTGGATTTGTCGAACGGTTTTATTTTGAATCTGAGTACTTCATGGCTGCTCCTCACGTATTGTTTGAGCTTGCTACAGATGGTCCAGGTTTTCTTCAAGATGAAACTTACGAAAACGCAGGTGAAAAGCTTTCTCTGCCACCATTTTTAGAACCTAAACGCAAAGAAATAGAAGCATTTGTTCGGCCGTTTGATACCTCCGATGCAAATCAAGCTCGTTAA
- a CDS encoding flavin reductase family protein, translated as MLHYSSHMLSKKQQYKFLSGSIIPRPIAWVTTMNKESSVVNAAPFSFFSAASSELPLITLAVLRRQGQMKDTAKNILQNQEMVIHIVDDDVLAEMNQTAATLPEDESELLLNHIETVPSQSVTVPGIKKAKLRMEATLYQHVPLQDHDGNIITDLIIAEVTAFHFREDIFDREKEYILPEALQPIARLAGNNYAHIDNITELKRPD; from the coding sequence ATGTTGCACTACTCAAGTCATATGCTTTCAAAAAAACAGCAATATAAATTTTTATCTGGAAGTATTATTCCTCGCCCCATCGCATGGGTCACGACAATGAACAAAGAATCCTCGGTAGTTAATGCCGCACCTTTTAGCTTTTTTAGTGCGGCATCTTCCGAACTGCCACTGATTACTTTGGCCGTTCTCAGGAGACAGGGACAGATGAAAGATACTGCTAAAAATATCTTGCAGAATCAGGAAATGGTTATTCACATAGTTGATGACGACGTACTTGCAGAAATGAACCAGACAGCTGCCACATTGCCAGAGGATGAAAGCGAACTTTTGCTTAACCATATTGAAACAGTCCCAAGTCAATCAGTCACTGTTCCTGGAATCAAAAAAGCGAAGCTCCGTATGGAAGCAACTCTTTATCAACATGTTCCTTTACAGGATCATGACGGCAATATCATCACGGATTTAATTATTGCAGAAGTAACGGCTTTCCATTTTAGGGAAGACATTTTTGATCGCGAAAAAGAATATATCCTTCCAGAGGCTCTCCAACCTATTGCTCGTTTGGCAGGTAATAATTATGCCCATATTGATAACATCACAGAGCTGAAGCGACCGGATTAA
- a CDS encoding iron-sulfur cluster biosynthesis family protein, with product MYLKIMDQAQEKLLAYIEEGAVLILDLDDGVGEYSKVGYCSLDTSFRLLVLDKAQSHKDYAEFLENNIGDIYIKDYSKRYLDEAMTLDFDDRLHTLRLNGPSGVLDSNVPIVDLRPEKTLG from the coding sequence ATGTATTTAAAGATTATGGATCAGGCACAAGAAAAGCTGCTGGCATATATTGAAGAAGGTGCGGTTCTCATTTTAGATTTAGATGATGGTGTAGGAGAATATTCTAAGGTTGGCTATTGCTCTTTGGATACGAGCTTCCGTCTGTTAGTACTGGATAAAGCACAATCTCATAAGGACTATGCTGAATTTTTGGAAAATAATATTGGGGATATCTATATCAAGGATTATTCCAAACGTTATTTAGATGAAGCAATGACCTTAGATTTTGATGATCGTCTACACACCCTACGCCTTAATGGTCCTAGTGGTGTATTGGACAGTAATGTCCCAATCGTTGATTTAAGACCTGAAAAAACTTTGGGTTGA
- a CDS encoding gamma carbonic anhydrase family protein, which produces MKDENRFIAESADVYGTVELAEDTSIWYQTVLRGDNQRIKIGKGSNVQDGTVIHVDQHAPVQVGDYVTIGHQCMIHGCEIKDGALIGMGSILLNGSSIGENAMIGAGSLVTEGTVIPEGVLAFGRPARVVRPLTEEEIEKNRRNAEHYIELARKHKNNMFSKQK; this is translated from the coding sequence ATGAAAGATGAGAATCGCTTTATTGCTGAAAGTGCAGATGTATATGGAACTGTTGAGCTTGCTGAAGATACTAGTATTTGGTATCAGACCGTGCTGCGAGGAGATAATCAACGGATTAAAATAGGGAAAGGGAGTAATGTACAGGATGGAACCGTGATTCATGTGGACCAACATGCACCTGTTCAAGTAGGGGACTATGTGACGATCGGTCATCAATGCATGATTCATGGCTGTGAAATAAAGGACGGTGCATTGATTGGAATGGGTAGTATTCTATTGAACGGTTCGAGTATTGGTGAAAATGCAATGATTGGAGCTGGTTCGTTAGTTACAGAAGGGACTGTGATTCCAGAGGGGGTACTTGCTTTTGGACGACCGGCTAGGGTTGTCCGACCGTTGACGGAGGAAGAAATAGAAAAGAACAGAAGAAACGCTGAGCATTATATAGAACTCGCTCGCAAGCACAAAAATAATATGTTTTCAAAACAGAAGTAA
- a CDS encoding ABC transporter ATP-binding protein, whose amino-acid sequence MKNGLSSIRRLGKYIKPYKKSFIMVIIFTILTVAFNAAMPYVSGLPTTEIAKNLSRGEAVNFSYVLQCLIWILLVGIGYCAAQFLSGYMMTTVVQDSMKDLRRDIDEKINRLPVSYFDRNQQGNILSRVTNDVDAVSNAFQQSFINIVSAVLGILMAAGMMFYINVRLALISMIMIPLSIFISQTIVRISQKYFQGMQNALGDLNGYVQENMTGFSILKLYGREKQTLDGFKQVNQNLQNYGFRATFISGLMMPLVQLTAYATYIVIAVLGSRDVIYEVIAVGQLQAMIQYIWQISQPMGNITQLSAALQSASAATKRVFEILDEPEEEINEKDLPLPTPVEGNVQFDNVSFSYDPKKPLIRGLNFEVKAGQTVAIVGPTGAGKTTLINLLMRFYDVNEGAIKVDGVDTKQMNRSDVRSIFGMVLQDAWLYQGTIADNIRFGKLDATDYEVVDAAETANVDHFIRTMPDGYEMAINAEGDNVSLGQKQLLTIARAVISDPKILILDEATSSVDTRLEALIQKAMDKVMQGRTSFVIAHRLSTIREADLILVMNQGEIIEKGTHNELLEQGGFYEKLYNSQFAEDGDYD is encoded by the coding sequence ATGAAAAATGGACTTTCTTCTATTAGACGTTTAGGAAAATATATCAAGCCTTACAAGAAATCGTTTATCATGGTTATCATTTTTACGATACTGACAGTTGCTTTTAATGCGGCGATGCCGTATGTATCAGGACTTCCAACAACTGAAATTGCGAAAAATCTTTCTCGCGGAGAAGCAGTTAACTTTTCTTATGTATTGCAATGCTTGATTTGGATTTTACTTGTGGGGATCGGCTATTGTGCAGCACAGTTTTTGTCAGGCTATATGATGACAACCGTTGTTCAGGATTCAATGAAAGATCTACGTAGAGATATTGATGAAAAAATCAATCGTTTACCGGTTTCTTACTTCGATAGAAACCAACAAGGGAATATCCTTTCTCGAGTAACGAATGATGTGGATGCAGTGAGCAACGCGTTTCAACAAAGTTTTATCAATATCGTATCAGCAGTTTTAGGTATTTTGATGGCAGCGGGTATGATGTTCTATATCAATGTTCGTCTGGCACTGATTTCTATGATCATGATTCCATTGTCCATTTTCATTTCTCAGACAATCGTAAGAATCTCTCAGAAATATTTTCAAGGGATGCAAAATGCGTTGGGCGATTTGAATGGCTATGTTCAGGAAAACATGACTGGATTTAGTATTTTAAAGCTATACGGTCGTGAAAAGCAGACCTTGGATGGCTTTAAACAAGTCAATCAAAATTTACAAAATTACGGATTCAGAGCGACATTCATTTCTGGTTTGATGATGCCACTTGTGCAGCTGACTGCGTACGCTACGTATATCGTTATTGCTGTTCTGGGAAGTAGAGATGTCATTTATGAAGTTATTGCAGTTGGTCAACTGCAAGCGATGATTCAGTATATCTGGCAAATCAGTCAACCAATGGGGAATATTACTCAGCTTTCTGCTGCGTTACAAAGTGCTTCTGCTGCAACCAAGCGGGTATTTGAAATTCTTGATGAACCGGAAGAAGAAATCAATGAAAAGGATCTGCCATTACCAACACCAGTTGAGGGGAATGTTCAGTTTGACAATGTCAGCTTTAGCTATGATCCGAAAAAACCGTTGATTCGAGGCTTGAATTTTGAAGTGAAAGCCGGACAAACAGTCGCGATCGTTGGTCCTACCGGAGCTGGGAAAACGACCTTGATCAATCTCTTGATGCGCTTCTATGATGTGAATGAAGGAGCAATCAAAGTTGATGGTGTCGATACCAAGCAAATGAATCGAAGCGATGTTCGCTCGATTTTTGGTATGGTTCTACAAGATGCTTGGTTATATCAAGGAACGATTGCAGATAATATTCGTTTTGGTAAATTAGATGCGACGGATTATGAAGTCGTTGATGCAGCTGAAACAGCCAATGTAGATCATTTTATTCGAACCATGCCGGATGGGTATGAAATGGCAATCAATGCAGAAGGGGACAATGTCTCTCTTGGTCAGAAACAGCTTCTTACCATTGCACGGGCAGTGATTTCTGATCCAAAAATTTTGATTCTGGATGAGGCGACTAGCTCAGTTGATACACGTCTGGAAGCGCTGATTCAAAAAGCAATGGATAAAGTGATGCAAGGTCGTACAAGTTTTGTTATCGCCCATCGCTTATCAACAATCAGAGAAGCAGATTTGATTTTGGTAATGAACCAAGGTGAAATCATTGAAAAGGGAACGCATAATGAACTTCTTGAGCAAGGTGGGTTTTACGAGAAATTGTATAACAGTCAATTTGCTGAAGATGGGGATTACGATTAA
- a CDS encoding ABC transporter ATP-binding protein: MKLMWHYTMRYKKLLLADFICVFGFILIELGLPTILARMIDNGIQKNDFEYVKQQGLLMIGITIIGVIMNIMLGYFGARITTHIVQDIRNDLFEKVQTFSHHEYESLGVSSLITRTTNDAYQIMLFMGNVLRTGFMTPMMFIVSLVMVVRTSPFLGLFVLGALPILLVAVVLIAKISEPLSNKQQKNLDGINGILRENLSGLRVIRAFVNEKFEESRFKRVNDDYTSSSKSLFRLMAAAQPGFFFLFNIVMVLIIWNGTLQIDAGNLAVGDLIAFIEYIFHALFSFMLFASMFMMYPRAAVSARRIQEAFDMQPDIKENEQGVTETEKKGYLEFKNVTFAYPGHAQSPVVRNVSFTASPGETVAFIGSTGSGKSTLIQLIPRFYDTSEGQVLVDGVDVKDYRLSALREKIGYIPQKALLFTGTIAENLRYGKEDATMEEMERAADIAQATDFISQKSLGFDELLSEGGANFSGGQKQRLSIARAVIRNPEIYIFDDSFSALDYQTDAKLRARLKKETGNSTVLIVAQRVGTIMHADKIVVLNEGNIVGMGTHRELLESCPVYYDIAASQLSEEELA; this comes from the coding sequence TTGAAATTGATGTGGCATTACACAATGAGATATAAGAAATTATTGCTTGCAGATTTCATTTGTGTATTTGGGTTTATATTGATTGAATTGGGGTTGCCGACTATTTTGGCGCGCATGATTGATAATGGTATCCAGAAGAATGACTTTGAGTACGTGAAACAACAAGGCCTTCTAATGATCGGCATTACGATTATTGGTGTTATCATGAATATCATGTTGGGCTATTTCGGCGCAAGAATCACAACGCATATCGTTCAGGATATACGGAATGACCTGTTTGAAAAGGTACAGACATTTTCTCATCATGAGTATGAATCGCTAGGCGTTTCTTCATTGATTACCCGTACAACAAACGACGCATATCAAATCATGTTGTTTATGGGAAATGTATTAAGAACAGGCTTTATGACACCGATGATGTTCATTGTCAGCTTGGTCATGGTTGTTCGGACGAGTCCGTTTCTGGGATTATTCGTTTTAGGTGCATTGCCTATTTTATTGGTTGCAGTGGTGCTGATTGCGAAAATATCGGAGCCATTATCAAACAAGCAACAAAAAAATCTTGATGGAATTAATGGTATTTTAAGAGAAAATCTTTCCGGATTGCGTGTAATCCGGGCGTTTGTAAATGAGAAGTTTGAGGAATCACGCTTCAAAAGAGTGAATGATGATTATACAAGCAGCTCTAAAAGTCTGTTCCGATTAATGGCTGCAGCACAACCAGGATTTTTCTTCTTATTCAATATTGTGATGGTATTGATCATTTGGAATGGTACCTTACAAATTGATGCAGGGAATCTGGCTGTCGGAGATTTGATTGCGTTTATCGAATACATTTTCCATGCCCTGTTCTCGTTTATGTTATTTGCCAGTATGTTCATGATGTATCCACGAGCAGCTGTTTCCGCTCGAAGAATTCAGGAAGCATTCGATATGCAGCCGGACATTAAAGAAAACGAACAAGGCGTAACGGAAACTGAGAAAAAGGGGTATCTGGAATTTAAAAATGTGACCTTTGCTTACCCAGGTCATGCACAGAGTCCGGTAGTTCGAAATGTGAGCTTCACTGCTTCACCAGGCGAAACTGTCGCTTTTATAGGGAGTACTGGTAGTGGGAAGTCGACACTGATTCAGCTGATTCCAAGATTTTATGATACGTCTGAGGGACAGGTATTAGTAGATGGTGTCGATGTAAAAGATTATAGGCTTAGTGCGTTGCGTGAAAAAATCGGCTATATTCCTCAAAAAGCATTACTATTTACCGGAACGATTGCAGAGAATCTGCGTTACGGGAAAGAGGATGCAACGATGGAAGAGATGGAACGTGCTGCAGATATTGCACAGGCTACAGATTTTATTTCTCAAAAATCATTAGGCTTTGATGAGCTGCTCTCTGAAGGAGGTGCGAACTTCTCTGGTGGACAAAAGCAGCGCTTATCTATCGCTCGTGCGGTCATCAGAAATCCGGAAATCTATATCTTTGATGATAGTTTTTCAGCATTGGATTATCAGACGGATGCGAAGCTGCGTGCACGTCTGAAAAAGGAAACAGGTAATTCTACAGTATTGATTGTCGCACAACGTGTGGGGACGATCATGCATGCAGATAAGATTGTTGTTTTAAATGAAGGAAACATTGTTGGAATGGGGACACATAGAGAATTACTTGAGAGCTGTCCGGTCTACTATGACATCGCGGCTTCTCAATTGTCAGAGGAGGAATTAGCATGA